TAAGCAACAGAGTAGTGCTATGTTATTACAACTGCAGAAACCACAGAGagtcataaatgtgaaaatatcaaCATCCCACAGAAGTCTCAAGTGTCCCTCAGGTGATGAGGAAcagaacaataaataataatgtttttttcttttttttatgcgATAAGTTACAAGCATGCCCTCCTTGTATTTGGTACCAAGCTACTGCTAATAGTTAATGTTATCGTGTTAAATCATTTTCCATGACTTGCAGACTCAGAGATCATCTGATGAAGAGGGAGAGGAACGGAAGAATAAATTAGTTGTTGGACTACCCTGCCCTGTTTCTAACATAACGCCGAAATAAACTTAACTGTTAGATTGAATTAACTCGCCCATCCAGCAGAAAGTCCCTCTCCTTCATCAGTTGCCTCCATCTGGTAAAGCCTCCACCATGTACACTCTCGTTTGCTCtggttaaaatttatttttcttttcttgactatTTTTTTGTCTCATGGGGCAAAGAGTACGGATGGTGATCCATTTCAATTTAAACTGACAAGTTAAAGATCCATAGTCATCTTTgattaacattaaaaaacaaaacaaaacaaaaaaccaaccaaacaaacaaaaacacaaaaaatacacaaaaaaaacatttgtttaactGATGTATTCAGAAATTAACtaatgtataaaatgttttttctataTGTGTTTGATCACAGGTTCTTTTTTTACGTCTCTGCACCCAAAATACCAATCTGTGAATAAACATTCAAATATTTCAGGTTTCTCTGAGGTGGTTTatgatgttttatattaaatttctgGTTAAAGTTGAATGAAAAGTCATAAACCTGGATGTGATCAAGAATCTCCACCACGGATTCTGGTGGATTTATATCTGGACCAAAAGCCAGAACAGAACCTTAAACAAAcctataaaacaaacacacaaaaaagtcaaAACTCTGAATGATTGTTTTCTGAGtagcattttttgttttgttgatgtaTGCAGAGATGAactgattagtaaaatattttattcgcAAATCtaacaaacatattttaggggggggaaaaaaggaatactgattaaataaaacagattctGCTTTGACGGCAGGATGCTTAGTTATGTCTCTGCCACCAAAATaccaataaatgaataaacaataaaatatttcaagttACTCTAAGCTGGTTAatgacttaaattaaatttctgGTTAAAGCTGAATGAAAAGTCATCATGAACCTGGACAGGATCAAAAATCTCTACCATGGAATCTGAGCAGTgaaccagtatgaaccagtctgtgtCACTTCTTCCAGCCAGTTTATTGTCTGAtactaataattattaatttgacGATGACTGACTGTGAAAGTGTGTTTTTGGTTCCAGCTGCTGATGAATTTACATTTAGTTGAGACGGAAGTCTGTTCCTTCGGATCATCTGGGACATGAACATCCGCCCGAGCAACGACAGTGTTCGTGTGTTTACTTCCATCTAAAACTGGCTCCGTTCAACTCAACAAATCACACCAGCGGAACCATTTAACCTTGTTTCAGTGCACAGATGTCTCTGCTAACGGGATCATTGCTATCACATGTCATACAAGaacttttacttattttaccaGCCGAAATGTGGAGAAAAGTCGCTGCGAGCCGCTGAAACTGACCGAGGATATGACATGTTTGAATCTTCctgaaaggaagagaaaaggtCCTGGAAGCCAAACATGAGCTGAGTCTGGAGGGACGAGGGATTTCTTCCTGTTTCAGTTACACTCCTGTTGGAAAACAGTTGTTTTGTCGTGAATTAGTGATGAAAAGATAGCGGAGAAAACACAAGTGTGTCCAGATTTgaggcagcagcagagctgCGGAGCGTGTTGTCTCTCCACGGTTCTCATGTGTGTTACAAGTCCCGCCTCCTGCTTTGAGCTCGAGACGTTCAGACGAACAGCGCGAGGAAACACATAAACATGGCAGAGGAAGCTCCAGCAGCAGCGCCGGCTAAAGCCCCGGCCAAAGCCCCGAAGAAGAAGACGGCTCCCCGGGCCAAGAAAGATGGACCCAGCCTCCCTAAGCTCATCGTGGCCGCTGTGGCAGAGTCCAAGGAGCGGAAGGGGATGTCTCTGGCGGCACTCAAGAAGGTGCTGGCCGGGAAAGGTGTGGATGTGAGCAAGGCTAACAAGCGCATCAACACCGCCGTCACCAGCCTGGTAACTAAAGGCACCCTGAGCCAGACTAAAGGAACGGGAGCCTCCGGTTCCTTCAAGCTCGCCAAGAACGAGCCCAAAGCCGCCAAACCAGCCAAGAAGGTGGTGAAGAAGAAGGCTCCCGCCAAAGCCAAGAAGCCCGCCGCCGCCAAGAAGACCACGGCGGCCAAAAAACCAGCCGCTAAGAAGGCAGCAGTCAAGAAGTCCCCCAAGAAGGCTCCGGCCAAGAAAGCGGTGAAAAAGGTAGCAGCCAAGAAGAGTCCTAAGAAGCCTGCTGCTAAGAAACCAAAGACTGCAAAGAAGCCCGCTGTTAAGAAAGCTGCCGCAAAGAAGCCTGCAGCCAAGAAGGCCAAGAAGTAAATGCTGCTAAATCCACCAACTTCCTCACAAAAAAGGCTCTTTTTAGAGCCAACTCACACATCTAAGAGTTCATTCCTTATTGACAACTGTTGACCAATCCAAACCAATCATGATCTCGATACTGATTATAATACTACACCTACtatgacataaataaataaataaaaaatatatatatatatatatatatatatatatatatatatatatatatatatatatatatatatatatatatatatatatacatatatatatagagagagagagagattatataatttgtattttaaacaaTGGGTTAACACATCATCCTGCAGAATTCATGACCCGACccaaaaacctcctatgtccaaaatttgtgatttttgttttccttcataaatcagtactatttgtcaccctttatgtctgtctgtctgttttacaaatatttaaccaaagatatatgattaaaacacaatcCAAAGTtggatgacattatgtccagttattacaaaaccacacagttttcattttttgaaaaatgataCTTTTGGAGATaggtttttgcccgacagcagcgcatatctaatatatatatatatatatatatatatatatatatatatatatatatatatatatatatatataaaatctcgATAATACGGCAGGAAAGGTAGAAAGACATAGAGAGAAGTTTCTATAGCATCCACAAGAGTCAGTTGTGTGATCATGCTCATGAGGAGAGGGACAGGTGCTGCAAGAGTGAGACAGACATCGCTTTGTCGGCAGGTAGCCTGCTAATCACTATTTAGGCATAGATGGAGAACATGTGAAGCTATGTAGCACTGATGCTGAATCTAATCTGCTAGCTTTAGGTTTTAAAAGAGTTCTCATTCTTCAGATTAAGTCATCTTGCTTTTGCAGTATTAAATATGGCTCAAAAAAAATTCAGGCCGGTGGTGACTCACTGCTCCTCTAATGAACTTCTGGAAATTTAAGTACATGGTGAATAAATGTGAATAGAAGTCACTGTTAAAATGGTGTAATTTCAGGAAGCGCCATTGTGGAAGAAATATTTGTGTGTGGAttgatatgaaatatttaaatgccagattatatgtttaaaaaaaatctgttgaatCAACATAATTACAGCCATTTGCCTCGCTGTCTGTATTATGAATGAAGAAATATAAGACAAAGAATGTCTAAACGACTTCTGTTTAAGATCTGATAAGGTAATGACTCAACGGGAAAAAGGAAATAACACGTCTCCAAACTGTGTTTGTAGTTACTTTTTTGCATACATGATCGAATAGGCATGTCAGTGGAATTTTATGTATTCCTTAGATaccaaaggaaaaaacacacaaagcatttACCATTTTCAGCTGGTAAAATGAAAACGGTATAGAAGTGTTAGTACTAAAGAGAAGTGGTCTGAGTTAAAAGATTTAACAACGTAGTTTATTCTAAGCATGTTTAAAAGCAGTGAGTGAATTGTTGTATGTTTAATCCATTTGTATGTCTGTGAATCAGTTTTAAAAGGAACAGGTGTGAGCATATAACGCCAGCtccagaaatactttattacaaGAGTTGGTATTAAAAAGGACATGCTTTTCTCAATAGATGTTGTGTTCCTAATAAGTGTTTTTACAATATGCAGTTTTATCAGAATATGTATGAGACTTTAACAGTTAACATGTTACGACTCATCAAGTACTCCTTTATTAGTTTGTCGTAGTCTTAGGTGCAACAGGACTTCAAAATGCATGCTCACCTTGTATGCATGGTGTCATGCTGTAGAGGAGGAGATTCTATTAAAACCTTgccttgttgtttttgttttaagataGAGTAATCAGATTATTAGGAGACTAGCATAATTATTCTTTAGGTTAGGTTAAAACTTTGCATGTTGATCTACCAATTAATTAAGAAGCAGAGACGAAATAGCCAAACTAATATCCCCATTTAACAATTTGTTTGCTGTCCATAATGCTGTAGTCTTCTTATGACATCTACTAAATTATAATACAAGCCTCTGAGATGGCAAGCAAGagacctcttttttttcctttccagctGTTCCTCCTTTCCCCCCGAAAGACTTCCATCAAGTGTGGTATGTACTGGTCAAGCGTCGCAAAGAAAGTAGATAGCAGAGGCTTAGTGGTGATCCGCAAGAACTCCTTGTCAATCATTAATgtataacaaaaaaatttaaataattctttgtgtttttagacatttttttacattagagcTTTGAACTGACAAACAATACCTACAGTTATTTGCTAAAAATTACAATGGCGTGATGGAAGTCTAGACTGATTCTATATTTTTTCATACAGTCTCATTTAGGTGTACTATCATTTTCCTAGTTTGTCCTCCTGCCTGGATCCCCTATTATTAATTTAGATCCACCCTTGCTGTGTTTGTGGAGAAGACcgattaaaaatgttatcataaaaagaaagaaaggaatgtGATCCCACTGCAGAGCAGAAGATGGAGCTGCTGTATAGAAAAACACGGAGGATGACGATTGCGATGACGTCACCGCCTCTGACAATGCTGTCTCCTTTCACGTCCTCAACCAAGTTATTAAAACAACTGCTCTGTCGACAGTCACACATCTGTTTCATTATCCGAAAACATAATCATGAGCGGACGCGGCAAAGGAGGTAAAGGACTCGGTAAGGGAGGCGCTAAGCGTCACCGTAAAGTTCTCCGTGATAACATCCAGGGAATCACCAAACCGGCCATCCGCCGTCTGGCTCGCCGTGGTGGCGTGAAGCGTATCTCTGGTCTGATTTACGAGGAGACTCGCGGTGTGTTGAAGGTTTTCCTGGAGAACGTCATCCGTGATGCCGTCACCTACACCGAGCACGCCAAGAGGAAGACCGTGACCGCCATGGACGTGGTTTATGCTCTGAAGAGACAGGGCCGCACTCTGTACGGCTTTGGAGGTTAAATCCGTAACTAATCTGAAACTAACGGTCCTTTTAAGGGCCACCCACGTTACCGTGTTAAGAGTGGTTACCTACGTAAATTATGCAGACTAAGTGTTGCCCTGCTGATAACTGCGGTGAAGTTAGTTTCAAGTTGGATATTGGATATTCGCGCTGTGGTTGTTGACTTAGGGACTGTCAATAAATTTTGAACCATCACTCTTCAGAAACAAAACTTATAGCTGTCCTCTCTTGTTACCAACTCTCACAAAATCAATGAAATATCatgcaacaaaattaaatgaatctgcTAAATTACCAGATTTGAGtgattttgctgtattttttcgacgtgtttttagccatttttcTTATCCAGAATTTCTGATTAtccttcaatagcttccaggtcatgtgacccattgacacaaaatccatattaaacttttctccTAGTTTCCACAGATGaggcacactcatttttattgcatttatactcatttattatttttgagtaattttttgttactgtaaatttatgattaacgttcaatagcttccaggtcatgtgacccattgacacaaaatccatCTTAAACTATTCTACTAGTCTCCAGAGATcaggcacactcattttttattgcatttatagtcatttattatttttgagtattttttgttactgtaaatttatgattaacgttcaatagcttccaggtcatgtgacccattgacacaaattccatattaaacttttctcctagtctccacagatgaggcacactcatttttattgcatttatactcatttattatttttgagtattttttgtactgtaaatttatgattaacgttcaatagcttccaggtcatgtgacccattgacacaaaatccatCTTAAACTATTCTACTAGTCTCCAGAGATcaggcacactcattttttattgcatttatagtcatttattatttttgagtattttttgtactgtaaatttatgattaacgttcaatagcttccaggtcatgtgacccattgacacaaaatccatATTAAACTATTCTACTAGTCTCCACAGATgaggcacactcattttttattgcatttatagtcatttattatttttgagtattttttgtactgtaaatttatgataatcgttcaatagcttccaggtcatgtgacccattgacatTAGCTTTCTTTTATGATTTTGTAGGTCAAGTTTGACAACTATGAAGCCCTTCTGTCATTTCTGCTGGTGAACAACAACCACTGGAAGTTGCTGGTTTGCAATCTTTACTGCTAAGAAATTACCAGATATTTTGGTTAAAGCGGATGATATTGAAATCAGtttcaataaaactgttttctgtcatGTCACTTTCATACTTAATTTGTTGGTCTGTTTCAGTATATCAATACAGAAGCCAGTACAGTCTTCCTAATGAATCCTGCACAACTGTCATCAGAACTTGAGGACTCCAAAAAGGCTGCTGGAAGAATACAGTAATTcaagaaatatgtttaaaaaaaattttttgaaATACAAATAACATTGGGAAAGAAGTCACATATGTTTTGTCCAGTATCGCTAACACTACAGTGGTTTACATTTTGAGAAGCTGATAGTTGCAAAATCATTTTTTGTCatatgaacagaaaaaataaataataattgctCTGACACAAATAATTTCATTATCTAGGGAATACTTCAAGATGAGAAGGACATGCCATGGAAAAACAGACTGGGTTGGGATCCATTGGAAAGGGGGGGCTATGTGCCACCCTATCCAACAAGATGGAAACAACTGTGGAGTCATTGTAGTCAAAGTAAATTGAGGATTTACTGTTTTTTGATGTGTTTGTATGGAAGGTGTGAAAGTGCAAATAACCTAACTGCATGTGTTTTCATAAACTGGATAAGCTTTTATTCTGCATTCCCCAGTAGAAGAGCTTAGGTCAATGGGATGCATCACGCATTCCTTGTACTCAGAATTGGTTAAGCATATTATACATGTATTTCTACCTAttttagtgtgtgtggatgCATGATGCAATGTGTGTCCACATGTAACTATTTGtctgtattattattacatgAAATATAGAGTTGTTAACAGcagtgctttttttctttagatggCAAAAGCATTGATGGAAGCATTTCCTCTGCTGCCAGATGTTAAGTTTGACACAAGTAAGAAGGCAATGAAAGGCGAAAGAAAAGCACTGGCTCTTCAAATCCTTGATGCATCAGGTACTTTAATACATGCATtcatacataaacatacacatacTTTTACAtgtactcaaacacacacttaatAATATTGGgtctttgtcttattttatgattatAGTGTTTGATGACAACACCTGTTGCTCAATGTGTGCTGGTAGCAAACCCCCTGTGTCTGGGCCCCACATCACCGACTGGGTGAGAATTGTCAATGTTTAATCTTTAACCAGATCTAAGAAGTAACTTGGGGTAGCCATTAACATGTTGCGATATCACATGGCAAGAAAGTAAACAACCTTGTGACAGGAAAGGAATATGTCCCGTATTTATGTACCagtaaacatgcatgttttcttttgtatgaaCAGATCCAGTGTGACGACTGTGATCGATGGTTCCATGCCATATGCTTAAATATGACGAAGAAAGACTTTGATACAACCAAGAAGGGATGCTGGAAATGCCCATTGTGCAATTAAAAGGTAAACACATTCCTCTACTAAATGTTAATAGTTGATGTTGAAAATAATGCTGCAAATTGATTAGATTCAAGCATGTTATCTTTTGTATGAACAGATCCAGTGATATGACAGTGATCGATGGTTGTGGCTTGTGCTTGaacaagaaaaaggaagacTTTGATTAAACCAAGAAGGGCAGCTGGAAATGCTCATTGTGTTACTAAATGGCAAATAATCCTCTAATAAATGTTGAcagtttattttgaaaatggTGCTGCAACTTGTTTTGTTTCGCATGAGATCGATTAAAGATTTATCCTATATTAATATTACAGaattacaacaaaaacagaaataaaatttcagtaaCTAGGataaaaatgagtgtgcctCATCTGTGGAGACTAGGAGAACAGTTTAAGatggattttgtgtcaatgggtcacatgacctggaagctattgaaggaTAATCAGAAATTCTGGATAAgaaaaatggctaaaaacacgtcaaaaaaatacagcaaaatcaCTCAAAAATCTGGTAATTTAgcagattcatttaattttgttgcatGATATTTCATTGATTTTGTGAGAGTTGGTAACAAGAGAGGACAGCTATAAGTTTTGTTTCTGAAGAGTGATGGTTCAAAATTTATTGACAGTCCCTAAGTCAACAACCACAGCGCGAATATCCAATATCCAACTTGAAACTAACTTCACCGCAGTCTGCTGATAAAGGGCCATTGCTGTAATAAAGAAGGTTAACGGATCTTATATGTGAATTTCCTGTTGGAAGCAGGGGTGTCATCCTGCCCAAGATTACGCATCGATCTGATGCCACATAAAAGATGCTGTCATACCAAATAAAGCTGTTCACATCAGCGTGTTAATGTGTAACGCGTGAACAAAGTCGTATATGTATAAAACCCTTTCGAGAATCCCTTTCAGCTGCCTCTTTGCCCTACCTGCCTGCCTACAGTATGAAAGGATTGAGTGGCATCTGTCTCTCTCTAGCAGCACCTCTTTCAGACAAagcattcatcattttgtcatgtcTGAGCCCTCGAT
The Melanotaenia boesemani isolate fMelBoe1 chromosome 4, fMelBoe1.pri, whole genome shotgun sequence genome window above contains:
- the LOC121638372 gene encoding histone H1-like → MAEEAPAAAPAKAPAKAPKKKTAPRAKKDGPSLPKLIVAAVAESKERKGMSLAALKKVLAGKGVDVSKANKRINTAVTSLVTKGTLSQTKGTGASGSFKLAKNEPKAAKPAKKVVKKKAPAKAKKPAAAKKTTAAKKPAAKKAAVKKSPKKAPAKKAVKKVAAKKSPKKPAAKKPKTAKKPAVKKAAAKKPAAKKAKK
- the LOC121638389 gene encoding histone H4, yielding MSGRGKGGKGLGKGGAKRHRKVLRDNIQGITKPAIRRLARRGGVKRISGLIYEETRGVLKVFLENVIRDAVTYTEHAKRKTVTAMDVVYALKRQGRTLYGFGG